One Anaerobranca gottschalkii DSM 13577 genomic window carries:
- a CDS encoding DUF1657 domain-containing protein, with translation MTVANKLAQTLSSCETIAANLKAFALDTQDQQAKQMYQQCSQNIEQIVQQLRQRLDYAMEEEGQYQQEVGGLYPQQNTTNQQNTDNQ, from the coding sequence ATGACAGTAGCCAACAAATTAGCCCAAACTTTATCTAGCTGTGAAACAATAGCTGCCAACCTAAAAGCCTTTGCACTAGATACCCAAGACCAACAGGCTAAACAGATGTATCAACAATGTAGTCAAAATATTGAACAGATAGTTCAACAATTGAGGCAAAGGTTAGATTATGCTATGGAAGAAGAAGGTCAGTATCAACAAGAGGTAGGGGGATTGTACCCACAACAAAATACTACTAACCAACAAAATACAGATAATCAATAA
- a CDS encoding GerAB/ArcD/ProY family transporter, translating into MSKNGIDKTKISLFQIFLLTLAQSGGAVIMYLPGSKEANNDVWISFLLASLFGYIVIFCNYLPLSISPEKCFTKTIIKFWGKFLGTFVILYYFLFFYLLANLILSDIYYFGKIVMPETPPYVFIIFFLTPAIYSLKLGVETLARFCEFLIPILIVVYCFLHMLIIPNLELSKLLPIMAKGIGPVLEGAIPNMNFPFAQLLPIIFFYKYTITDNNSKKYLKYVFIAIILSTLLLSIRTIVSVTAFDPYIMENITYPPYSAVRLIQIGEVLERVDALYIAIFYGTTYLKFTITYFVLCQIICDYFNTGEIKDFAVPMAVLIGVSMPFLIPRFDIILKSVVPLFYLFFPIFTIIPLLLYLTVKIKDKNKKRKTNKTKGSNDSLH; encoded by the coding sequence ATGTCAAAAAATGGTATTGATAAAACTAAAATATCCTTATTTCAAATCTTTTTATTAACTTTAGCTCAATCGGGGGGAGCCGTTATCATGTATTTACCTGGGAGCAAAGAGGCTAATAATGATGTCTGGATATCTTTCCTCTTGGCTTCCCTTTTTGGTTATATAGTGATTTTCTGTAATTACTTACCTTTAAGTATTTCTCCAGAAAAGTGTTTTACTAAAACAATAATTAAATTCTGGGGAAAGTTTTTAGGAACCTTTGTTATTTTATATTACTTTCTATTTTTTTATTTGCTAGCCAACTTGATCCTTTCAGATATTTATTATTTCGGCAAAATAGTTATGCCGGAAACACCTCCATATGTATTTATAATCTTTTTTTTAACACCGGCAATATATTCTTTGAAACTAGGTGTTGAAACTTTAGCTAGATTCTGCGAATTTTTAATTCCTATCCTTATTGTAGTTTACTGTTTTTTACACATGTTAATTATCCCTAATTTAGAGTTATCAAAACTCCTTCCTATTATGGCTAAGGGTATTGGCCCTGTATTGGAAGGAGCAATACCAAACATGAATTTTCCCTTTGCCCAACTATTGCCTATTATTTTCTTTTACAAGTACACTATTACTGATAATAACAGTAAAAAATATCTTAAATATGTTTTTATAGCTATTATATTGAGCACTTTATTACTATCCATCCGCACCATTGTTTCAGTTACTGCCTTTGATCCTTATATAATGGAAAATATAACATACCCCCCTTACAGTGCTGTTCGGCTAATTCAAATTGGGGAAGTACTTGAACGGGTTGATGCCCTATATATTGCCATCTTTTATGGAACTACCTATTTAAAGTTTACCATCACCTATTTTGTCCTTTGTCAAATAATTTGCGACTATTTTAATACTGGAGAGATAAAGGATTTTGCTGTTCCTATGGCTGTTTTGATAGGTGTTAGTATGCCCTTTTTAATTCCCAGGTTTGATATAATATTAAAAAGTGTTGTTCCCCTTTTTTATCTATTCTTTCCCATATTTACAATAATACCATTACTCCTATACTTAACTGTAAAAATTAAAGATAAAAACAAGAAAAGGAAAACTAATAAAACTAAGGGATCCAATGATAGTCTTCATTGA
- a CDS encoding spore germination protein, producing the protein MKFILRMLNDLLNRGKGTRGSELNWEANDIKEKVGKDLKGNIEKIKKYLGKSDDFKIKDFYIGTCPPLKGALIYLSSMVDNKSLEHSIIKPLQQIENPLLLEGKVSFDNLILSTIPNGDCKELQDYQSIIKEILKGKGLLLIEGFSKGLVVEVGKSSDKTHTEPKTEKVVKGPQEGFVEDIEVNTWMIRKRIKSPHLIMKSKEIGRQTSTEVRVMYMDNIADLTIVEELFSRLEKIDIDGPLGSAAIEEFINDSPRNIFNTTFYTERCDRLVAMLLEGRIGILVDGTPFAVVIPAVISDFFITTEDYYLNYYFATFNRLIGYIGAFIVLFLPSIYIAFTSYHQEMIPTRLALTIAGTRAGVPYPAFMEAFLMELAFEGLRQAGTRLPTYVGQAVSIVGALIIGTAAVDAGLVSPAVVIVVATTAIFSFTIPYTNFSLGIRLWRFFNMILATVLGIFGVMTGFLLLFLNLLSLRSFGVNFMVPFAPLSIRDLKDWFFRFPSWAITTRSNQIVRENFTKGGEELRPQPSNKRGEKIK; encoded by the coding sequence ATGAAGTTTATACTGAGGATGTTAAATGATTTACTTAATAGAGGGAAAGGAACTAGGGGGAGTGAATTAAATTGGGAAGCTAATGATATTAAAGAAAAAGTAGGAAAGGATTTAAAAGGGAACATAGAAAAAATTAAAAAATACTTAGGTAAAAGTGATGATTTTAAAATTAAAGACTTTTATATAGGAACCTGTCCACCATTAAAGGGTGCCTTAATCTATTTATCTTCCATGGTGGATAATAAAAGCTTAGAGCATTCAATAATAAAACCATTACAACAAATAGAGAATCCTTTACTTTTAGAAGGGAAAGTTTCCTTTGATAATTTAATTTTAAGCACTATACCTAATGGAGATTGTAAAGAATTACAGGACTACCAATCTATTATTAAAGAGATTTTAAAAGGAAAAGGGTTATTACTAATAGAAGGTTTTTCTAAAGGCCTTGTGGTAGAAGTTGGGAAAAGCTCCGATAAAACCCATACAGAACCTAAAACTGAAAAGGTTGTCAAAGGACCTCAAGAAGGATTTGTCGAGGATATTGAAGTTAATACTTGGATGATTAGGAAAAGGATAAAATCCCCACACCTTATAATGAAATCAAAGGAAATAGGTCGGCAAACGTCAACGGAAGTTAGAGTAATGTACATGGATAATATAGCTGATTTAACAATAGTAGAGGAGTTGTTTTCCCGATTAGAAAAAATAGATATCGATGGGCCTTTAGGTTCAGCAGCTATTGAAGAGTTTATTAATGATTCTCCCCGGAATATTTTTAACACAACCTTTTATACAGAACGATGTGACCGATTAGTAGCTATGTTGTTAGAAGGTAGGATAGGGATATTAGTTGACGGAACTCCCTTTGCCGTAGTAATACCTGCGGTAATTTCAGATTTTTTTATTACTACCGAAGACTACTATCTTAACTATTATTTTGCTACCTTTAATAGGTTAATTGGATATATAGGTGCTTTTATTGTATTGTTTTTACCTTCTATCTATATTGCATTTACTTCTTACCATCAAGAAATGATACCTACCCGTCTAGCTTTGACTATTGCCGGAACCCGGGCTGGTGTACCTTACCCGGCATTTATGGAAGCCTTCTTAATGGAGTTGGCTTTTGAGGGGCTTCGCCAGGCGGGAACCCGATTACCTACATATGTTGGTCAAGCTGTGAGTATAGTTGGAGCCTTAATTATTGGTACTGCCGCTGTAGATGCCGGCCTCGTTTCTCCTGCAGTGGTTATCGTTGTAGCTACTACAGCAATCTTTTCATTCACAATCCCTTATACTAATTTTTCTTTAGGTATTCGCCTATGGAGATTTTTTAACATGATCTTGGCAACGGTTTTAGGGATTTTTGGGGTAATGACAGGTTTTTTACTACTATTTTTAAACCTATTGTCTTTACGTTCCTTTGGTGTTAATTTTATGGTCCCCTTTGCCCCTTTAAGTATAAGGGATTTGAAGGATTGGTTTTTCCGCTTTCCCAGTTGGGCAATTACCACTAGGTCTAACCAGATAGTTAGGGAAAACTTCACTAAAGGGGGAGAAGAACTAAGACCTCAACCTAGCAATAAAAGGGGTGAAAAAATCAAATGA
- a CDS encoding Ger(x)C family spore germination protein → MKNLLKIILLISLCIINTSCWSKKEIETLGFVMGLGISKTDTGLYTAVVQVANPAAVVAENPDPRDVYTIMKAEGLSVFDALRNLSMIAGRRLYFPHLKVIIIDEKIAKEGISEVLGFLKQDEEIRLESEVLISKLPPEEILDTPNTLGVIPAQVLDTIAENFGANNKIYVADLRETLENATNPYTNYVTGVVEKIPSPTPLEREMLKISKIAIFNNDKLVGYLDYEEGQAYNIITNNFDNGLIVFEDTKGDKYTIEMLGVKTKITPSYKNDKVVFQLDVKGKGNIAGRISNEKEEIDIDELKKVLDQVIKDKINRAIFKAQREYGRDYYNLSKNFYRKYPQKYFQLRDKWDEHFSEGEINVDVDITIIHPALGTYRGTIK, encoded by the coding sequence ATGAAAAATTTATTGAAAATCATCCTCCTAATATCTTTATGTATTATAAATACCAGTTGTTGGAGTAAAAAAGAAATCGAAACATTGGGATTTGTAATGGGACTTGGTATATCTAAGACCGACACCGGCCTATATACTGCTGTAGTTCAAGTTGCTAATCCCGCTGCCGTAGTAGCTGAAAATCCTGACCCTAGGGATGTTTATACTATTATGAAAGCAGAAGGGTTATCGGTGTTTGATGCTTTGCGGAATCTCTCTATGATAGCTGGAAGACGCCTTTACTTTCCCCACTTAAAGGTGATCATCATAGATGAAAAAATTGCTAAGGAAGGGATTTCCGAAGTTTTGGGATTTTTAAAGCAAGATGAGGAAATAAGGTTAGAAAGTGAGGTATTGATAAGTAAACTACCGCCAGAGGAAATCTTAGATACTCCAAACACTTTAGGGGTAATTCCTGCCCAGGTATTAGATACAATTGCTGAAAACTTTGGAGCTAATAATAAAATCTATGTAGCTGATTTAAGGGAGACATTGGAAAATGCCACCAACCCATATACAAATTATGTAACAGGAGTTGTGGAAAAGATTCCGTCCCCTACTCCCTTGGAAAGGGAGATGTTGAAAATATCAAAGATCGCCATATTCAATAATGACAAACTAGTTGGCTATTTAGATTATGAAGAAGGGCAAGCATATAACATTATTACAAATAACTTTGATAATGGTTTAATCGTCTTTGAAGATACTAAAGGGGATAAATATACAATAGAAATGTTAGGAGTTAAGACTAAAATTACTCCTAGTTATAAAAATGATAAAGTTGTTTTTCAGTTAGATGTTAAAGGAAAGGGGAATATCGCAGGGCGGATTTCAAATGAAAAAGAAGAGATTGATATTGATGAACTTAAAAAAGTTTTGGATCAGGTAATTAAAGATAAAATTAATAGGGCAATTTTTAAAGCTCAAAGGGAGTATGGTCGAGATTATTACAATTTAAGTAAAAATTTTTACAGAAAATATCCCCAAAAATACTTTCAATTAAGGGATAAATGGGATGAACACTTTTCAGAAGGGGAAATAAATGTCGATGTAGATATTACTATCATTCACCCAGCATTAGGAACTTATAGGGGGACTATAAAGTGA
- a CDS encoding DegV family protein: MGVKIITDSACDLTRDFLASLDVDVVPILVYLDGEEYLDGLTLKPEDMLRQMREGKVFKTSQIPPNIFKEKFLELAQLGKPCIYIAFSSGLSGTYNSALIAREEVLEEYPDFQLEIIDTKCASVGFGLVVYKAALMAKEGKSYEEIIKSIKFNAQHMEHIFTVDDLEYLYRGGRVSKTAAFVGGVLNVKPILHVKDGKLIPIDKVRGRQKAMKRMIEIVKERGVDLQNQLIGINHGDDLEGANKLKAMLEVEFGCKDFLVSCIGCAVGAHSGPGTLSVFFLNKLEEN; encoded by the coding sequence ATGGGTGTTAAAATTATAACTGATAGTGCCTGTGATTTAACAAGGGATTTTTTGGCTAGTTTAGATGTCGATGTCGTTCCTATTTTGGTTTATTTAGATGGGGAAGAGTATCTAGATGGTTTAACATTAAAACCTGAAGATATGTTAAGACAGATGAGGGAAGGGAAGGTATTTAAAACTTCTCAAATTCCTCCAAATATTTTTAAAGAAAAGTTTTTAGAACTAGCCCAATTAGGAAAACCTTGTATCTATATTGCCTTTTCTTCAGGTTTATCAGGTACATATAATTCCGCCTTAATTGCAAGGGAAGAAGTTTTAGAGGAATATCCCGACTTTCAGCTAGAAATAATTGATACTAAATGTGCGTCAGTAGGTTTTGGTTTAGTTGTTTATAAAGCTGCCCTTATGGCAAAGGAAGGTAAAAGTTATGAAGAAATAATCAAAAGTATTAAGTTCAATGCTCAGCATATGGAACACATTTTTACCGTCGATGATTTAGAATACCTCTATCGGGGGGGAAGGGTTAGTAAAACCGCTGCCTTTGTAGGTGGAGTTTTAAATGTTAAACCAATTCTCCATGTAAAAGATGGAAAACTGATTCCAATTGATAAAGTTAGAGGTAGACAGAAGGCTATGAAGCGGATGATTGAAATCGTTAAAGAGCGGGGAGTAGATTTGCAAAATCAATTAATTGGCATAAACCATGGTGATGATCTAGAAGGAGCTAACAAGTTAAAGGCGATGTTAGAGGTAGAATTTGGCTGTAAAGATTTCCTTGTAAGCTGTATCGGTTGTGCCGTAGGAGCCCACTCTGGCCCTGGAACTTTATCGGTATTTTTCTTAAATAAATTGGAAGAAAATTAG